A window of Rhabdothermincola salaria contains these coding sequences:
- the mca gene encoding mycothiol conjugate amidase Mca has product MAPRCLLSIHAHPDDEASKGASTVAKYKADGVHTVLVTCTGGEEGSILNPAMDTPEVRERLHEVRRDELDLAARIIGYDEVVLLGYRDSGMPDTEANTHPDAFAAADFDEAVARLVEVIRRTRAQVILTYSDDQSGYPHPDHLRVHDISLPAFDLAGDPDYRPDLGEPFTPVKLYYSVWSHQRFVAMHEKFLELGLESPYSEDWFKRPNQDDRITTSVPIDDYQDVRLEALLAHATQVDPTSPFWFGLPREEARTIHPYEEYILAASRVPTELPESDLFAGID; this is encoded by the coding sequence ATGGCTCCGCGCTGTCTCCTCTCGATCCACGCCCACCCCGACGACGAGGCCTCCAAGGGTGCCAGCACCGTCGCCAAGTACAAGGCCGATGGGGTCCATACCGTCCTGGTCACCTGCACCGGCGGCGAGGAGGGCTCCATCCTCAACCCGGCCATGGACACGCCCGAGGTCCGTGAGCGCCTCCACGAGGTGCGTCGTGACGAGCTCGACCTGGCCGCTCGCATCATCGGCTACGACGAGGTCGTGCTGCTGGGCTATCGCGACTCGGGGATGCCCGACACCGAGGCCAACACCCATCCCGACGCGTTCGCGGCCGCCGACTTCGACGAGGCGGTGGCCCGCCTGGTGGAGGTCATCCGGCGCACCCGGGCGCAGGTCATCCTCACCTACAGCGACGACCAGTCCGGCTACCCGCACCCGGACCACCTGCGCGTCCACGACATCTCGCTGCCAGCCTTCGATCTCGCCGGCGATCCCGACTACCGCCCGGACCTGGGTGAGCCGTTCACCCCGGTGAAGCTCTACTACTCGGTCTGGAGCCACCAGCGCTTCGTGGCCATGCACGAGAAGTTCCTCGAGCTGGGGTTGGAGTCGCCGTACTCCGAGGACTGGTTCAAGCGCCCCAACCAGGACGACCGCATCACCACCTCGGTCCCGATCGACGACTACCAGGACGTTCGGCTCGAGGCCCTGCTGGCCCACGCCACCCAGGTCGACCCCACGTCGCCGTTCTGGTTCGGGCTGCCCCGCGAAGAGGCCCGCACGATCCACCCGTACGAGGAGTACATCCTCGCCGCCAGCCGGGTGCCGACCGAGCTGCCCGAGAGCGACCTCTTCGCCGGGATCGACTGA
- a CDS encoding YbhB/YbcL family Raf kinase inhibitor-like protein, with protein sequence MSVPPLPAPTARPRWRRAVAAMLVTGSLVVVLSACGTSGRTLRDPAPGATAPPRPTSTTAAVPTTAAPIGLSITSPAWEPGGAIPATFTCDGDGVSPPLTVAGADDSVVELVVVVSAPDDAGSFHWVVAGLDPREGSIGEGAVPPGAVVARNGLGVAAYEPLCPPVGQSNLYDFTVYAFAEPSGITADTPSAQTEEIVSAGSVALSVMTGTYQR encoded by the coding sequence GTGAGCGTTCCTCCCCTCCCCGCCCCCACCGCCCGGCCGAGGTGGCGTCGCGCCGTGGCCGCCATGCTCGTCACCGGGTCGCTGGTCGTGGTGCTGAGTGCATGCGGAACGAGCGGCCGCACCCTGCGCGATCCCGCTCCGGGCGCCACCGCCCCGCCCCGCCCCACGTCCACCACCGCCGCAGTCCCCACCACGGCGGCCCCCATCGGCTTGTCGATCACGTCGCCGGCCTGGGAGCCGGGTGGCGCCATCCCCGCCACCTTCACCTGCGACGGCGACGGCGTCTCACCGCCGCTCACCGTGGCCGGCGCCGACGACAGCGTGGTCGAGCTCGTCGTCGTGGTCAGCGCCCCCGACGATGCCGGCTCGTTCCACTGGGTCGTCGCCGGCCTCGATCCCCGCGAGGGGTCCATCGGCGAGGGGGCAGTACCCCCCGGCGCCGTGGTCGCCCGCAACGGGCTCGGGGTCGCCGCGTACGAGCCGCTCTGCCCGCCCGTCGGCCAGAGCAACCTCTACGACTTCACCGTCTACGCCTTCGCCGAGCCGTCCGGCATCACGGCCGACACACCGTCGGCACAGACCGAGGAGATCGTCAGCGCTGGGTCGGTGGCCTTGTCGGTGATGACCGGCACCTACCAACGCTGA